The genomic window TCTCTGGTGTCATGAACAGTTCTGTTGAGTtaggtaaatatttattaaaactagtGTTACTTATTCCTGAggctttcataaatatatttttttaaggtcttAATGAGGAGGACCCTACAGCGAAGGGGCCAAATCTATCagtatataatgaatattttgaaaatcaatttctCGAAGACACTGAGCGTTTCTATCATCGAGAGTCAACAAATTTCCTTCGTCAAAATCCTGTAACAGAATATATGAAGAAAGCTGAAACGCGTATTAAGGAAGAAGAACGTAGGGTGCAAATATATCTCCACGAAACTACTTTGAACCGATTGCTTATTACATGTGATCGTGTTCTTATTGAGAAACATCTCGAAATATTCCACTTAGAATTTCAAAATCTCTTAAACGCAGAAAAAAACGACGATTTAGGACGTATGTATCAATTAGTCTCTCGAATTCCTTATGGACTTGGAGAACTTAAAAATCTTcttgaaaatcatatttatacacaaGGATTAAGTGCTATTGAAAAATTAGGAGCGGAGGCCCTTaatgtaagtatttttaaaatacgcTATACtgtatgttaaaatatttattattgactttATTTATCCATATAGGATCCAAAACTCTATGTCAGTACTATTCTTGGAGTACATCATAAATATAACGCGTTAGTTTTAACCTCTTTCAATAACGATTCTGGTTTTGTTGCTTCATTGGATAAGGCCTGtggtaaatttataaataacaattctgtgacaaaaagaacaaattcaAGTAGCAAGTCGCCTGAACTACTTGCTAAGTACTGTGATCTATTACTGAAAAAGAGCAGCAAAAATCCAGAAGAGGCAGAATTAGAAGATACTCTCAATCAAGTGGTAAGgctattgaatgataaaatgaactcatatttagttaaattattctttttagatggtggttttcaaatatatagaagataaggacgttttccaaaaattttatagcaaaatgTTGGCTAAGCGCCTGGTCCAACATATGTCAGCAAGTGATGATGCTGAAGCTTCTATGATCTCAAAGTTGAAGCAAGCTTGTGGCTTTGAATATACTAGTAAATTACAGCGTATGTTTCAAGATATAGGTGTGTCAAAGGACTTAAATGAACGGTTTAAGTGGCACCTATGCAAGTCAAATGAGCCCTTAGATATTGATTTCCAGATTcaggtataatatatatttttgaatgtttgtcATAAGTTCAAAATGTTCACAACTTAATATCCTTTTCTAGGTTTTAACGAATGGCTCATGGCCATTTCAACAATCTTGCTCATTTTCATTGACCACAGAGTTAGAATCGTGTGTAACACGATTTACATCTTTTTTATGCAGGCCAACACTCTGGCAGAAAGTTGAGCTGGCTTTTTCAGATGTCAAAAGGAGAACTTGTCACTAATTGTTTTAAGAATCGGTGAGATCATACATAAGCTAGTTTTCAAGCAGATAAtagcttatttatatattttgtttagttATACTCTTCAAGCATCGACATTTCAAATGGCAGTACTTCTTCAGTACAATGAATCTGATCGTTGGACTTTAGGTCAATTAGCTGTATCCACCCAAATTAAATTGGACATTTTGACTCAAGTTCTCCAAATATTGCTCAAATCCAAACTTTTAGTAATTGATAATGATGGAGGGGAACCCAGTACTGTAGTTAGTGGAGGTGGTGCAGGCGGAGAGGAAGACGGAGAGCTTGCTTTAGATGTTAAGACATCCATATCTTTATTTCATggttatagaaataaaaaaacttagagTTAACATTAATATTCCTATGAAAACTGAACAAAGACAAGAGATGGAATTGACGCATAAGCATATCGAAGAGGATAGACGAATTCTCATTCAGGCTGCTATCGTGAGAATAATGAAAACTCGTAAAGTACTGAAGCATCAACAATTGATGACAGAAGTAATCAATCAACTCTCATCAAGATTCAGACCAAAGGTTCCGATCATCAAAGTAAGTTGCAtcgtaaatatatttgattatttgttcAATAGTTgacttatgaaaaattatatttcttaaaaaaagtcgaTTTCCCATTCAACTTTGTAAATAGtcaatataatcataatattagatgagctataaaccaagtagcgaaacgaacTCCACTTGATCAATTCACCCTTTTACCTGAATTAATAATAAGGCAAATTCTGCGAAGGGAAGATATTAAAgtgataaagtgacgtcattagTACTATCGTTAAATGCGACATCTTGCAGGGAGAAAAAGATACTAATGAGACCATGAATGTACTCAAGCTAACAGTCGCGTTTCGCCTCTTTGTTCTATAGCTTTGTTTATAACGATATGAAAATTTTCGAAATACTCGTGACCATAcattaaaaaaggtatttgtgCAACCTGCTTGATATTAGTGCtcatatttactatttatctctattataaaaattcaaacgtattagtgAGCAAGGAGCACCAGGTTTTATAGAAAATTCAGTCAGCAAATATTTCTACTATCAAACTTTCCAACATATACTTTCCTTTTTGATTTGCACTCACGTGGATTTAGTCAATTTTTACATCCCTTGTAAaactagacttttttttttgaaatcatatttatctaatatattttactcttatttttttagaaatgcatTGATATGTTGATAGAGAAAGAATATTTAGAACGCCAAGACGGAAATAAAGATACATATAGCTATCTcgcttaaaaaaagttttacatctATCTTGAGAAGTGAAGTCGaagatattaatgaaaattaaatttgctgcCTTGCGCAGCATATTTTAGTTGCTAAAGTTATGCATTAAGAAGCATTCATTATATAAAACGGAAAAAAATCTTAGATGcttttttttgaacatattcatttttatttacttacaattattactatttttgtcatgacaataaagaaaataactatagtttctttttattttatatgttttcttcTCTTATTATGCtgttatttttctgaaaaatgtgTTATCTCTTGAAATGTTTTGGTTAAGTTTgtcttataaatacatagtaatGACTATACAAGGTGGTCCAGAATTAGGTAATTTACTCGCAgattatgatatatgtatgaagaacttttttaaaggttcaatattgttctaaaattggccaatatttcatttaatgtacTTTCTCTTGCCTCGTCAATGATGTGCAGATAGTATGTTCAACGTTGTCTGGATTATTTTGCCCATGCGGCTGCCGTCAAGGAGTTCCTGCCTTTGACCAATGCAGTTTTCAGGCTCATGAAAACTGCATTGGTGAAAGGCGTTTGGATCAGGTGAATTGGAAAACTACAAAATTTGACTCCAAAATTGTCTGAGCACCATTCATGTACTTCATTTGCAATGTTGGCATGAAATGTATTCAAGGCATCTGACTTGGTTAACGAAATATGTACCcacaatattcttaattaaatgaCGTTGTTAATGGgactctatatatattataacttgaTTATATGATTGTatcatcaatttaataaaactgaAACCAGTAGCATTCATTCAATATGTATACACCCACTTATATTCGCCAATTTGTgacaaaagtgttttttttttgttatgatcgattgattaattatgtgataattttgataatgcAATGCAAATTGAACTATAGAGAACATGCTTATAATAGTAaactatttccatttttttaaattatatttaatgttgtatatttatttttactatggTCCGTCCAGAACGCTcctttaaattaaacttataaagtaatatttaccTGTCAAAAGTGAAACCGgggttataaatacatatatgtagttatgtTGATTTGTATCGTATCTTGTTTCTGCCTTAATTAGGATTACATGCGAGTTAACTTTATATGAATCATGGTTGATGTCgattattgatttaaattcgttctatatatttgctaaatgatatttaatgaaataattaaggaAGATTGGGTACAGTTgcaactttcttttttttgggggggagaaAGGGTCGCatattatttcgaaaaaaagtcatttcataTTAGAGTTGGAAAATGAGATGTCagtcggaaaatttgaaaaatcctatCGGCGGTCCCGGACAAAAACTACTTTGAAGTTGTTGATGAATTACAGCCCTGCAAACCGGACAAAAATAAGGGAAAATATACATCCATTGTTCGCCTGTAGAAGCCTCAAAATATAGACCCCTACACACGTCAAATTTTTAAGCAGCACAGTGTCAATAAGGAATCTTCCCTCCACTCTTAAATTTGTAGCGGCCCtgattattttcaaagtataatataaataatagtttgttaAAATTGTACCATTAGACTTTAAGATTAGTCATGACTCATGTGCGGAGATAGTACTGTACCTAAACTCAATATCGGTTTGAAGAGTTGTCAATGTATGTATTGCATTGTACCATATGACGCATTTaggcttatttttttatccttacttttttttaaatatctatattttataagaaagatGGATATGACATCCTATTTCTCtcttcatacataaatatcagCAATAGATTTTATATAGTGTTGAATCAGATAAATTGTAACATAGTAACAcgtagtaaatatattttatttaaggtaATAGAAAATATCACCTCTAAAGTAGGGCGGTTCATTTTGAGGAGGGGttagattaattttttcgaattttgaaatAAGGGTTTCAAGAAAAGTTGTGtattggtataaaaatattttcttttgtaaaatatgaccTCGAAGGAGTGGGTTTCAGAGCTTCCCAATACATATAGTTACAATGTACATCTTCAAAATGTacactttttcttatatttgatttttccgTGAGGATGACTAAAACCTCATTCActcaatctatttatataaggacgaataatatattagttattgaTGATTAAACTACTCAAGAAATTTGTTTCCTTATATTAAGTGTATGTGGCCTTGATTGCtattatcataataaacatgaaaataacctttataacCCTAAATATCTGGTTTTGTGGCCTACAGAGagtaatataatatcaataaaccttgatagataagtgcaaatatattttttataaacaaatattaaataacttttgaaatgtaaattttttttcaggtgttcctttttttttaatatgaagttgTATGACttacattattatttgcaacaaactatttttttttttttgtggttgagatcaataataatgaatttattagtTTATCAAAGAAAGAATTCATTTTtcgttattttattgtatttacaaGATAGTTTCTctgatttgttgtggagttataagtataattccTTATTCgcctcggagtagaattgagtatcaaCATCGCTGTAATTCCTACGTATATTATTGCTAGATAGGGAGTGGTGTTtgcgtttatttcctttatctcaaAGTTGCTAACAGCTAATTTAATGGGGGTTATGACAGTTAAGTTACTCCCGTCccaaacatatttcaaattttttggatgaccacgttaatttttggtttcttttaaaaaaaaatatatttgtgtttgttattattttaatatctgcAGATCAGCCATACTTTGAAGCGTGCTTTTTAGTCCTTTGTCCATAAAAACCGTCCTTGAAAGAAACGCAAACAGCTATAATATAGTTCTAAGAGAATTCGCCGTGTACGTATTTGCCTTGTGACGCTCTCGCTTTATGACGTTTTTGCCTTGTATTGTTTTGTGTTGAATGTTGTTTAAGGGAATACttcttcttagttatatatttgttagttGAATTTTTACCGTTGTTTTCTagctttgagaaattaaaaacaaaaaagtaatcaagTTAAACAATCACAATTCTTCAAACCTTAATAACCTAATAACTAGTTTTCAAAATTGGGGgatgatttataataatttattggctCAAGTTTATTTGTATTCAACTCTCTATGTATAGGAGAAAGATAGAATAAAAAACAGCTGttaattttatgaaagtttCCCTGATATAACCATTAAGGgtctttgaaattgtatttcattatgATTAATCTAAGGAAATCTATAATACGTTTATGAACTTCTTATGGTTAGACATGATCAACTTGCTGTTCACGTCAAATCTCCAGACATATACCCCGTGTCGATGAAATCCTCCTATTAGTTAGATAATAAGCTAGAGCAAGGACTTTTACAATTCTGtatgaattaattgaaaggtTGATAAGGAAGTTTCTAGAAGATCTCTAGGATTTATTGTGCTATAGAGGATCTTGTTTGATATTTatactgtccaacagcaaaaatggtataaaaagaGTATACGCTCTGAAAAaggtcatacatttttttaatttttaagattcaagcagttttaagccctcggtgttgaagatagggataaattatgtaaatatattttaaagccgggtgttaaaaaattctatgactatttttaaaatgtatgtatcatacttttaacttgagTTATCTTTGTTAAAAGTagatgctttttattcagaggctcatagcttcaagacgaatagattcaaaaagttttaaagtattgcatttgatagctgaaagtatggtctttaattaaaaaaaaaagagcttctccaaaaatactctatatcgttgtcaattttagataagacaatatttcaagcataaaactcatttttgaattgatctcataataaaagtaaataattattcgtATACTCCACCGACCTATATAATAGCTGGATACTCAATAGGCAAATAAAAGGAGAGTCAACAGCCATCTTAGGTATCTATAATTTGCATATGAAGATATATAGAAGAGCTCTCCCTCACTTAGAACATTGGATATTCTCGAAGCTGTACAAGGCTTAAGATTATGATAAGATTCAAGTTCTTCTCCTTGCCCTTTTAATccaaattcatttatgtactaTGTCGTCTGTTATTGCCTATAATCAGAATCCTTCTTTTAGTTAAAGCACTCTTACACTTTCAACGTTCAGCGTCTACACTCACTTACATCTGGCTCCTTGACCATATCCTTCGCATTGATAACaaatgttatacaataaagtCAGTATTCTTTGAGAAGCCATGTT from Lepeophtheirus salmonis chromosome 1, UVic_Lsal_1.4, whole genome shotgun sequence includes these protein-coding regions:
- the LOC121115608 gene encoding LOW QUALITY PROTEIN: cullin-1 (The sequence of the model RefSeq protein was modified relative to this genomic sequence to represent the inferred CDS: deleted 2 bases in 2 codons) encodes the protein MNFLNIMASSSRTHGSGSKQIYDLDQIWGDLRAGIEQVFQRKDMSMMRYMELYTHVYNYCTSVQQGSNSSSASGSRGPSSSGGSSGSGTKNKKSYSQGGGAQFVGLELYKRLKEYLKGYQVELLKNGVELMDEAVLKFYTAQWEEYQYSAKVLNGVCSYLNRHWVHRECEEGRKGIYQIYQLALVTWRDNLFNHLHRQVASAVLKLIEKERNGETINTRLVSGVMNSSVELGLNEEDPTAKGPNLSVYNEYFENQFLEDTERFYHRESTNFLRQNPVTEYMKKAETRIKEEERRVQIYLHETTLNRLLITCDRVLIEKHLEIFHLEFQNLLNAEKNDDLGRMYQLVSRIPYGLGELKNLLENHIYTQGLSAIEKLGAEALNDPKLYVSTILGVHHKYNALVLTSFNNDSGFVASLDKACGKFINNNSVTKRTNSSSKSPELLAKYCDLLLKKSSKNPEEAELEDTLNQVMVVFKYIEDKDVFQKFYSKMLAKRLVQHMSASDDAEASMISKLKQACGFEYTSKLQRMFQDIGVSKDLNERFKWHLCKSNEPLDIDFQIQVLTNGSWPFQQSCSFSLTTELESCVTRFTSFYAGQHSGRKLSWLFQMSKGELVTNCFKNRYTLQASTFQMAVLLQYNESDRWTLGQLAVSTQIKLDILTQVLQILLKSKLLVIDNDGGEPSTVVSGGGAGGEEDGELALDVKTSISLFHGYRNKKLRVNINIPMKTEQRQEMELTHKHIEEDRRILIQAAIVRIMKTRKVLKHQQLMTEVINQLSSRFRPKVPIIKKCIDMLIEKEYLERQDGNKDTYSYLA